In the genome of Flavobacteriaceae bacterium YJPT1-3, the window CATTGACTACCGGACCTCCGGAGATCTTGTGTTTGATCAGGCTATTCATGACTTCCAACACTTGTTGATCGGGATGAAAGGTAATCAGTTTACGGGTCATATAATCCTTCACCCGAATGTTATCGGTTTGCTGTTCGGCCTTCTGGCGCCGGCCCATAAAACTTTTGATTCCCATGTCCTTTAAATTGTGGTTAGACTTAAAGTTAGTGATTTTTAATGATTTATCACTGGCTATTTTAGGGAAGAGCAGGGCCCTAAAGCAAGGCTGACATACTTTTGAAAAATAGTACCTTTAATTTTCAAGCTAGAGCACATGAAAACATACCGTACCGCGGCTTCGCTGTTACTCCTAATTGGTATTACCTATTTCGCATTCTTTAATGCCCTTCCTCAAAAATTGGCCGAAGGCGACCTCCCGCCTACCGAATTCTCGCTCACCCGTGCCCTGAAACACGTCAAGGCCATGAGTGAAGAACCTCATTATCTGGGGAGTCGGGCTCACGATCAAGTGCGGGACTACCTGATGCAAAGCTTGCGCGCCATGGATCTGGAACCAAAAATTCAGGAAGGGTTCTCCTTCAATAAATCCTGGGGGGGTCTGGCCAAACCGGAGAATATCCTGGCTCGTATCTCGGGCACCAATCCCGGTAAAGCGCTCCTATTGATGTCGCATTACGACAGTGCCCCACATTCGGCTTCTCACGGCGCCGGAGACGCCGCCAGTGGAGTCGCCGTCTTGCTGGAAGGCGTACGCACCTTTCTGGCACAGGGCAAACGTCCAAAAAATGACATCATCATTTTGTTTACCGATGGAGAAGAACTCGGACTAAACGGAGCCAATCTTTTTACCAATCAACATCCCTGGGCGAAAGAAGTCGCTCTGGCCCTCAACTTCGAGGCGCGGGGTAGCGGGGGTGCATCCTCCATGATACTGGAAACCAATCAGGGCAATGAGCGACTGATCAAAGCTTTCGCGAAAGCGAACCCATCCCACCCGGTCGCTTCGTCTTTGGCTTACAGTGTGTACAAAAAACTGCCCAACGATACTGATTCGACCGTACTGCGGGAGGAGGGCGATATTGACGGCTACTTCTTTGCCTTTATCGATGATTTCTTTGACTACCATACGGCCAACGATACCTTTGACCGACTCGATCACAACTCCCTGCAGCATCAGGCCAACTACCTGATGCCGCTGATGAATTACTTTGCCGATGCTGATCTGACCCAGCTCAAAAGCGAGAAGGATTATGTCTATTTCGACCTGCCATTTTTAGGCACCGTGTATTACCCCTTTAGCTGGATTTGGCCCATGATCCTCCTCGGGGGGATCGCTTTTATGGTCTTATTGATCCTTGGATTTAGAAGAGGGGCCTATACCGTAAAAGCAGTGGCTAAAGGCTTTGTTCCTTTTTTGATCGCACTTCTTCTCCCTACCGCTCTGAGTTACTTTCTTTGGCCATTGCTCGAGAATTTCTATCCGGGATATCAAGATATCCTCCACGGTTTCCCGTATAACGGGTACTATTACATCGCTGCAGTGGTGGCCTTAACTTTAGCGGTTTGCTTCTATTGCTATGCGAAACGACCGAAAGATCTAGACTCGGCAGCCCTCACAGTGGCTCCCCTATTCTTTTGGTTCCTGATTTGTATCGTAGTAGCTCTAGAACTGGAAGGGGCCGCTTATTTTATTGTGCCTTTCTATTTTGGAGTACTGCTGTTCTATCTCCAGATTAAAAAGGAGAAGCCCAATCTTTTACTGAATGCCTTGCTCTGCGCCCCGGGCATTCTTATCCTGGCGCCGCTAATCCAATCTTTTCCGGTGGCCCTGCGTCTGGAGAGCCTGTTCATCAGCGCCTTGTTTACGGTTTTACTCTTTGGTCTGCTCCTTCCTGTTTTTGGTTACTATAAACAGAATAAAGTGCTGGCTTTAATCAGCGCCCTGTTATTTTTAGGAATGCTGGGAGGCGCTCATCTGAATTCTTCTTTTGTGGAAGAACGACCCTTTCCCAACAGTCTGAACTATGTGTACGACAAAGACACCGAGTCAGCCTATTGGGCGACCTACAATAAAAATCTGGATCCCTGGACCAGCGTTATGCTGGGGAGTGATCCGGAACCGGCTTCAGAGAATTTGGTCTATGGTGCCCGCAGCATCAGCAAATACGGGAATGCCTTTACCTATACCGCCAAAGCTCCCGTCAAGCCGTTGGCCCCTAGCAGCATGTACTTTGCTCAGGATACGCTGATACAGGATAAACGCCATCTGGAAGTCGTGATCTATCCCCAGCGCTCCTTATACCGCATGGATGTATTTATGCCTAATGATCAGGTCTTTGAGGCCCTCGAACTCAATGGCGTAACGCCTAAAAAAGAAGATGGGGATGCCTATTATATGATGAATCGCAGATCAGACTATCTGGTGAGTTATATCATTCGGGATCAGGAGCCCCTGCGTATCAAAATGATACTCCCTGAAACTAGTCAACCGTCCATGCGGGTGCTGGAATATTCGATGGATCTGCTGGACCATCCTAACTTCTCTGTGGCGGAGCGACCCAAGAATACCATTCCCATGCCTTTTATCGTCAACGATGCTATCGTGATCAGTCAGACTTTTGATCTCCAGCAGCCCGAACCTCAGGCCAGTCTTAAAACCGACACTGATGAGTAGTATAGCGATCGCAGGAATGGGATGGCTGGGTTTACCCCTGGCCCAGCGTATGCAAGCCCTGGGATATAACGTAAAAGGCTCCGTAAGTACGACCACTAAGGCCGCCGATCTTACGGCCCGTGGCTTCAATGCTCATGCAATCATGCTTACTGAGCAGGGGGTGGAAGGCGATGTTGAGCAATTCTTGGCAGACGTGGACACTCTTTATATTTTGATTCCTCCCGGTTTACGCCGGAATAGTGGCGCCAATCACGCTCTTAAAATGGCTTATTTCCTTTCGGCTGTTGAAGACACTGCGGTGGGCCAGGTGGTTCTGGTCAGCAGTACCTCGGTGTATAGCGATGAACAGGGACAGGTAACGGAAAAAGAGTTTCCAAGGCCGGATACGCAAGCCGGACAACAATTGCTGGAAGTCGAGCAAATGTTCTTTAACAGTCCGAGACTCAATACCGCCGTAGTGCGCTTTGGCGGACTCATTGGTGGATCCCGAAATCCGGTTCGCTTTCTGGCCGGACGTGAGGGGCTCAGTAATGGGCAGGCGCCGGTCAACTTGATTCATCGGGAGGACGCGCTTCAAATCTTGTTTACGATCCTTCAAAAAAAGGCGTTTGGACGCATCTTTAATGCGGTCCATCCGGATCATCCGGTAAAAAAAGATTACTACCGTCAAAAAGCAATAGAATTGAATCTGGAACCCCCGAGTTACACTGAAGATTCAGAAGAAGACCGCTTCAAACAGATCGATTCCGTCAATCTGCAGCTGGTCTTGAATTATGCCTTCAAAGAATCTATTTAGGCGTTAATCTTTTCGAGCACTCGGGATACCTCTTTGGTTTCAAAATAACCAATGAGCTGAAGCAGCCCTCGAACGAAGCGCGATTGGGGCCGTTGCATGCGTTGACCCAACTGATCCACTGTTTGCTCCAGTCCGGAAACCGGATCAATAGCATGTTCATCAGCCAGCGTCCATAGCAGCACGCTGTTGGCCCAGGAAAAAGAGCGCGCTTTCTCCATACTGAAGTTAATGATCTGTTCGTCGGTATTTTTACCAAACCAATCCAGTAAAAAGAACAAGGGAGAGACCCGGGAGATGCGCTCCTGAAACTCGTCAGTTAAACTAAATAGCAGCTCGTTAACCTTATAAAAATCAGTTTTTATGGCGTGAATATTCTTGTTTTTCATCACCTCAGAAGCCGTAAGGGCCAGATCGAGATTGATGTGCGCATTCATGCCTAAAAGGATATGTTGGATCAGGGTCAGCGATTCTGCGGCCCCCAGAAAAGCGGTCTTCCAGGGTTTGGCAACCGGCTTCCCGGCCTTAAAATCACGATAAGCCTGTATGTAATAATTGGCAAAGCGCACGTCAAAGTGGATCATGCGCTCATTGTCTTCAAAATGCTGTTGTTCTATTCCGGCTGCAATCCTAGCGGTAGTCTCCCGATAGATAAACGCAAAATAACCCGATCTGGAGTTCGCTGCTTTGCATTCCTCAACGATCTCATTCAGCGCTGTTAGTACTTCAGGTATGGAAGTAGGAAGCGCCATAGGATTTAATAGGGTGTTTGCATTTTACGCATGAGCACACTGTCTTTTGCCTTCTTGAGTGCGGTCAGTTCACTCACGTGCTCATTGGGTACAGCGATGGATAAAACATAGTGCTGCACCTTCCATTGTCCATCTTCCTGGGTGAGCACACCACTGCCGCGGCAAATGCCCATTTGTGTTTTGAGGTGTTCATCAAACCAGACTACATTGCCTGCCTCCCCAACAAACACATTGCGCTCCAGTTTCGTAAAGCTCCAGGCCTTTCCGGCCTCAAAATAAGGTTTGGAAAAGGCCTCAAATTCTTGTCGGGTCCAGTTCTCGGTGGCATCGGTACCCAGAAATACGGCATCTTTGGTCATGAGTCCGAAATAGGTGTCAAAATCAGCTTCGGCCGCGGCCTTATGCCAGTTGTAAAGTACCTGGTTGACCGCTGCTTTGATCTCCACCGGATCTACTGGAGTTGCTTCTGTGGTCTCTTGCCCTTGACAGGACAACATCATTAGAGCGATAACTAGGGTGCTAATTGTTTTCATCATTGCGAAGTGTGGGTGGATTAGTGAGCGTATCGAGTTGAGCCAAACTGTCTCGTTCCCGCTGGATGATCTCCTCAAAATCTTGCAGGAGATCGTCAATATTGCCGCGGAATTGCTGATTCATCTGGACGCGTAGATTTTGAAAGGAATTGTAAAAACGGACCGCACTGCTATCCACTACTGTTGGATTGAAGGTGCTCTTTTCAACTTCCATATAGAGTCGGTTAAAGTGGCTGTTGACCACCTGAGCTCGGGCTAAGATAGGATCATTGATCAGCGATACGGGTACGGCCTGGGATAATTGATTGATCACATAGTCTTGCAGTTCCTTCAGCTCCTCCTGCAGGATGCGACCCGGTAGACCATCCAGACGATCGACAAACCTACTCAGCTCCTGATAGGCTTTCCAATTGACTGCAGCGGTATCTGCTGCTCGAATTAGAACAATGGGCGCCTTGGCACCTTCCAGATTAACCTCATACTGACTGAGTTTCGGCCCAACGTCGACATTCGCGTTGGATTCGGGCTTTTGCTCTCCGCAACTCATCAGAAGGACAGCAATAAATAAGGTGATACAATACCTCATGGAATGGATTGAGTAGCGAAATTACACAAAAAAATATCCGATTTCGCGACTGCCTTGATCAAAGGCAGGAAAGCGTAATCCATGACAGGTACAAAATAATCTGCCCCTGCTAAGGCTATTCTAAAATCGCTATTCTCCCTCCACTTTTTAAAGCGATCTCTAAACGAACTCTTATCTTTGAGCACCTAAAAATGAATTTATGAGATCACGCATATTGATCATTGGAGCTTGTGGTCAGATTGGAACGGAGCTGACTCTTGCGCTGCGCAAGCGCTTTGGAAATGATCGTGTGGTGGCCAGCGATATCCGTCCCGGAAGTCCGGAGTTGATGGAAAGCGGCCCTTTTGAAATCGCCGATGCCATGGATCCCCTCGCGGTGGAAGACCTGGTTTTTCGATATAAGGTAGAGACCGTTTATCTCATGGCTGCCATGCTGAGCGCTATTGCGGAGCGCTTTCCGGACAAAGCCTGGAACCTCAACATGAGTTCGCTCTTCAATGTGCTGGATCTCGCAAAGGAAAACAAGATCAAAAAAGTATTCTGGCCCAGCAGCATTGCTGTTTTTGGCAAGACAACGCCTGCGGTAAATACCCCCCAGACCACGGTGATGGAGCCTTCCACCGTGTACGGCATCTCCAAGCAAACCGGGGAGCGCTGGTGCGAATACTACCATAACAAATACGGTGTGGATGTTCGGAGCATTCGCTATCCCGGACTCATCAGCTATACCACAGAACCGGGTGGCGGGACTACCGATTATGCCGTAGAAATCTATCACCGGGCTCTAAAACATGGCAATTATCGCTGTTTTCTGAAAAAAGGAACCATCCTACCCATGATGTACATGGATGATGCCATTCGGGCTACTATCGCCATCATGGATGCCGAAGAAAAAGACATTCAAATTCGATCGAGCTACAATCTGGCGGCGATCAGTTTTGACCCCGAAGAAATCGCTGAGAGTATTAAAAAGATCATCCCGGATTTTGAGATCAGTTACGAACCGGATTTCCGGCAGGAGATCGCCGATAACTGGCCCCAGAGTATTGACGATTCGGTGGCCCGGGAACACTGGGGATGGCGACACGAGTACGATCTGGACGCGATGACTCGGGTCATGTTGGAAAATTTAAAAAAAGAGTATGTCTAATCAGAAACCCGAAGAACCTTTTAACGAGCGCGAACTGGATCGTATCATCGAAATGGCCTGGGAAGACCGCACCACCTTTGAAGCCATCGAGTTTCAGTTCGGCATTAAGGAACAGGACGTCATTGAGCTGATGCGCCGTAATATGAAACCATCCAGTTTCAGAATGTGGCGGGAACGTGTGCAGGGCAGAAGTACCAAGCACGAAAAACTTCGTCCTTTTGAAAAAGGAGACGGCGGTTTTAAATCCTCCCGGCAAAAGCACATTTCTCAAAACAAGATCTCCAAGCGCTAGAGCGCGTTGTTCTTGATCTCCTCTACGATCTCCGGATTGAGTAGGGTGCTGGTATCTCCCAGATCTTCAGCATCGTGCGCAGCGATCTTCCGCAATATGCGACGCATGATCTTCCCGCTTCGCGTTTTGGGCAACCCGGTGACCACTTGAATCTTATCCGGTTTGGCGATGGGCCCGATCGTTTGGGATACCTGCTGGCGAATCTCACTGATCAAAGCATCCGTCTTATTCTTTCCTTCGTAGAGCACTACATACGCATAGAGCGCATTGCCCTTGATATCATGCGGATAGCCCACCACGGCGCTTTCTACTACAGCCGTATGCTCATTGATGGCATTTTCTATGGGTGCTGTTCCCAGATTATGCCCGGAAACGATAACAATATCA includes:
- a CDS encoding M20/M25/M40 family metallo-hydrolase, which gives rise to MKTYRTAASLLLLIGITYFAFFNALPQKLAEGDLPPTEFSLTRALKHVKAMSEEPHYLGSRAHDQVRDYLMQSLRAMDLEPKIQEGFSFNKSWGGLAKPENILARISGTNPGKALLLMSHYDSAPHSASHGAGDAASGVAVLLEGVRTFLAQGKRPKNDIIILFTDGEELGLNGANLFTNQHPWAKEVALALNFEARGSGGASSMILETNQGNERLIKAFAKANPSHPVASSLAYSVYKKLPNDTDSTVLREEGDIDGYFFAFIDDFFDYHTANDTFDRLDHNSLQHQANYLMPLMNYFADADLTQLKSEKDYVYFDLPFLGTVYYPFSWIWPMILLGGIAFMVLLILGFRRGAYTVKAVAKGFVPFLIALLLPTALSYFLWPLLENFYPGYQDILHGFPYNGYYYIAAVVALTLAVCFYCYAKRPKDLDSAALTVAPLFFWFLICIVVALELEGAAYFIVPFYFGVLLFYLQIKKEKPNLLLNALLCAPGILILAPLIQSFPVALRLESLFISALFTVLLFGLLLPVFGYYKQNKVLALISALLFLGMLGGAHLNSSFVEERPFPNSLNYVYDKDTESAYWATYNKNLDPWTSVMLGSDPEPASENLVYGARSISKYGNAFTYTAKAPVKPLAPSSMYFAQDTLIQDKRHLEVVIYPQRSLYRMDVFMPNDQVFEALELNGVTPKKEDGDAYYMMNRRSDYLVSYIIRDQEPLRIKMILPETSQPSMRVLEYSMDLLDHPNFSVAERPKNTIPMPFIVNDAIVISQTFDLQQPEPQASLKTDTDE
- a CDS encoding SDR family oxidoreductase, which gives rise to MSSIAIAGMGWLGLPLAQRMQALGYNVKGSVSTTTKAADLTARGFNAHAIMLTEQGVEGDVEQFLADVDTLYILIPPGLRRNSGANHALKMAYFLSAVEDTAVGQVVLVSSTSVYSDEQGQVTEKEFPRPDTQAGQQLLEVEQMFFNSPRLNTAVVRFGGLIGGSRNPVRFLAGREGLSNGQAPVNLIHREDALQILFTILQKKAFGRIFNAVHPDHPVKKDYYRQKAIELNLEPPSYTEDSEEDRFKQIDSVNLQLVLNYAFKESI
- a CDS encoding DUF5995 family protein, which encodes MALPTSIPEVLTALNEIVEECKAANSRSGYFAFIYRETTARIAAGIEQQHFEDNERMIHFDVRFANYYIQAYRDFKAGKPVAKPWKTAFLGAAESLTLIQHILLGMNAHINLDLALTASEVMKNKNIHAIKTDFYKVNELLFSLTDEFQERISRVSPLFFLLDWFGKNTDEQIINFSMEKARSFSWANSVLLWTLADEHAIDPVSGLEQTVDQLGQRMQRPQSRFVRGLLQLIGYFETKEVSRVLEKINA
- a CDS encoding nuclear transport factor 2 family protein; translated protein: MKTISTLVIALMMLSCQGQETTEATPVDPVEIKAAVNQVLYNWHKAAAEADFDTYFGLMTKDAVFLGTDATENWTRQEFEAFSKPYFEAGKAWSFTKLERNVFVGEAGNVVWFDEHLKTQMGICRGSGVLTQEDGQWKVQHYVLSIAVPNEHVSELTALKKAKDSVLMRKMQTPY
- a CDS encoding NAD-dependent epimerase/dehydratase family protein codes for the protein MRSRILIIGACGQIGTELTLALRKRFGNDRVVASDIRPGSPELMESGPFEIADAMDPLAVEDLVFRYKVETVYLMAAMLSAIAERFPDKAWNLNMSSLFNVLDLAKENKIKKVFWPSSIAVFGKTTPAVNTPQTTVMEPSTVYGISKQTGERWCEYYHNKYGVDVRSIRYPGLISYTTEPGGGTTDYAVEIYHRALKHGNYRCFLKKGTILPMMYMDDAIRATIAIMDAEEKDIQIRSSYNLAAISFDPEEIAESIKKIIPDFEISYEPDFRQEIADNWPQSIDDSVAREHWGWRHEYDLDAMTRVMLENLKKEYV
- a CDS encoding TIGR03643 family protein, with product MSNQKPEEPFNERELDRIIEMAWEDRTTFEAIEFQFGIKEQDVIELMRRNMKPSSFRMWRERVQGRSTKHEKLRPFEKGDGGFKSSRQKHISQNKISKR